One genomic region from Arthrobacter sp. FB24 encodes:
- a CDS encoding TetR/AcrR family transcriptional regulator, giving the protein MARKPVAREAVLDAFESLLIEVGERAATLDAVARRAGVSKGGLLYHFPNKEAMISALLERMDRLVAGDLDAMAKAPEGAAVYFIKSSLWADTPLDRVFVAATRLAEVAHKETLHRFAAVQGSWLELLAGDVGPAMAKAVLYMGDGLYFNAMLASGPGAAPPEMSGDVDSLLAAVERLRG; this is encoded by the coding sequence ATGGCCAGAAAACCCGTTGCCCGCGAGGCTGTGCTCGACGCCTTTGAATCCCTGCTGATCGAGGTGGGTGAACGCGCCGCGACGCTGGATGCCGTGGCCCGGCGAGCAGGGGTTTCCAAGGGGGGTCTCCTGTATCACTTCCCGAATAAGGAAGCCATGATTTCTGCCCTGCTGGAGCGCATGGACCGGCTGGTCGCCGGGGATTTGGACGCCATGGCCAAAGCTCCGGAAGGCGCCGCGGTCTACTTCATCAAGTCCTCCCTCTGGGCGGACACTCCGCTGGACCGGGTTTTTGTGGCTGCCACCCGGCTTGCCGAAGTAGCGCACAAGGAGACGCTGCACCGCTTCGCGGCCGTCCAGGGGAGCTGGCTGGAACTGCTGGCCGGGGACGTTGGTCCGGCCATGGCCAAGGCCGTGCTGTACATGGGTGACGGCCTCTACTTCAATGCCATGCTGGCCAGCGGCCCCGGCGCCGCCCCGCCCGAAATGAGCGGCGACGTCGACAGCCTGCTGGCGGCCGTCGAACGGCTTCGCGGCTGA